A single genomic interval of Microbacterium sp. LWO14-1.2 harbors:
- a CDS encoding glycoside hydrolase family 3 C-terminal domain-containing protein: protein MTDTSASDLTLEEKASLTSGADFWTTKSIDRVGLPSIMMTDGPHGLRKQADATDHLGLASSVPATCFPPAVGIGSSFDPELVERVGAAIGVEAAIENVAVVLGPGINIKRSPLCGRNFEYFSEDPLVSGVLGAASVRGIQSQGVGSSLKHFAANNQEFDRMRASSDVDPRPLREIYLRGFERVVRDAQPWTVMCSYNRINGVYASEDPWLLTQVLRDDWGFDGLVVSDWGAVNDRVAGVAAGLDLEMPSSGGRTDAQLAAAVQSGELDETVLDVAADRAIALVRKAQARDAAAGPLDTAAHHALAREAAGRSIVLLKNRDAVLPLAPEQRVAVIGAFATEPRFQGAGSSLINPTRVDTALDEMSAVGGDRVSYAAGFAVEGGAVAASGRSAEELRSEAVAAARAAEVAVVFLGLPAAEESEGFDRDHIDLPAVQLALLDAVIEANPRTVVVLSNGGVVALPFADRVPAIVESWLLGQAGGGAVADVLYGAVNPSGKLTETIPLRLEDNPSFGNFPGEFGHVRYGEGILVGYRWYDAKGLDVAFPFGHGLSYTTFSYGDATAEVSDGGDVTVRVDVTNGGDRDGREVVQVYIAPVGSVVQRAPRELKAFSSVALAAGETRTVELVVRREDLAYWDVRIDRWVVEGGDYTVEVAASSRDIRTTVTVAVEGDEVSLPLTLNSSIGDVVSHPVAGPIVTEALGGLMGGLTGADSSAASMMPNDDAMQKMMASFPIGRLIGFPGVDVTHEQIEQLLAGANAGSLPQG, encoded by the coding sequence ATGACCGACACCTCGGCATCCGACCTCACCCTCGAGGAGAAGGCTTCGCTCACGAGCGGCGCCGACTTCTGGACCACGAAGAGCATCGACCGGGTGGGCCTGCCGTCGATCATGATGACCGACGGTCCGCACGGACTCCGCAAGCAGGCGGACGCCACCGACCACCTCGGTCTCGCCAGCAGCGTGCCAGCCACGTGCTTCCCGCCGGCGGTCGGCATCGGATCCTCCTTCGATCCCGAGCTCGTCGAGCGCGTCGGCGCCGCGATCGGCGTGGAGGCCGCGATCGAGAACGTCGCGGTCGTGCTCGGCCCCGGCATCAACATCAAGCGCTCTCCGCTCTGCGGTCGCAACTTCGAATACTTCTCGGAGGATCCGCTGGTCTCCGGCGTCCTCGGTGCCGCGTCGGTGCGCGGCATCCAGTCGCAGGGCGTCGGGTCGTCTCTCAAGCACTTCGCGGCGAACAACCAGGAGTTCGATCGGATGCGTGCGAGCTCCGACGTCGACCCTCGGCCCCTGCGCGAGATCTACCTGCGCGGCTTCGAGCGGGTCGTGCGCGACGCGCAGCCGTGGACAGTCATGTGCTCGTACAACCGCATCAACGGCGTCTACGCCTCGGAGGACCCGTGGTTGCTGACGCAGGTGCTCCGCGACGACTGGGGCTTCGACGGCCTCGTCGTCTCGGACTGGGGCGCCGTCAACGACCGCGTCGCCGGTGTCGCGGCGGGCCTCGATCTCGAGATGCCCTCGTCGGGCGGGAGGACGGATGCTCAGCTCGCCGCCGCCGTGCAGTCCGGCGAACTCGACGAGACCGTGCTCGACGTCGCGGCCGACCGCGCGATCGCCCTCGTCCGCAAGGCCCAGGCGCGGGATGCCGCAGCGGGGCCGCTCGACACCGCCGCCCACCACGCGCTGGCGCGCGAGGCCGCCGGGCGGTCGATCGTCCTGCTCAAGAACCGGGATGCCGTGCTGCCGCTCGCCCCAGAGCAGCGTGTGGCCGTGATCGGAGCGTTCGCGACCGAGCCTCGTTTCCAGGGTGCCGGCTCCTCGCTCATCAACCCCACGCGCGTCGACACCGCCCTCGACGAGATGAGCGCGGTCGGCGGGGATCGTGTCTCGTACGCTGCGGGGTTCGCTGTCGAGGGCGGTGCTGTCGCGGCATCCGGTCGTTCCGCTGAGGAGCTGCGGTCCGAAGCCGTCGCCGCCGCGCGGGCCGCCGAGGTGGCCGTCGTGTTCCTGGGGCTGCCCGCCGCGGAGGAGTCCGAGGGTTTCGACCGCGACCACATCGACCTTCCCGCCGTGCAGCTCGCGCTGCTGGATGCCGTGATCGAGGCGAACCCCCGCACGGTCGTCGTGCTGTCGAACGGCGGCGTCGTCGCGCTCCCGTTCGCCGACCGGGTGCCCGCGATCGTCGAGAGCTGGCTGCTGGGGCAGGCCGGCGGTGGAGCGGTCGCCGACGTGCTCTACGGCGCGGTCAACCCGTCGGGCAAGCTCACCGAGACCATCCCGCTGCGACTCGAGGACAACCCGTCGTTCGGCAACTTCCCCGGGGAGTTCGGTCACGTGCGCTACGGCGAGGGCATCCTCGTCGGCTACCGCTGGTACGACGCCAAGGGGCTCGACGTCGCGTTTCCGTTCGGGCACGGCCTGTCGTACACGACGTTCTCGTACGGCGATGCGACGGCGGAGGTGTCCGACGGCGGCGACGTGACCGTGCGAGTCGACGTCACGAACGGCGGTGATCGCGACGGGCGCGAGGTCGTTCAGGTGTACATCGCGCCCGTCGGCTCTGTCGTGCAGCGCGCGCCGCGCGAGTTGAAGGCGTTCTCGTCGGTGGCGCTCGCCGCGGGGGAGACGCGCACGGTGGAGCTCGTCGTGCGTCGCGAAGACCTCGCCTACTGGGACGTCCGGATCGACCGCTGGGTCGTCGAGGGCGGTGACTACACCGTCGAGGTGGCCGCGTCGAGCCGCGACATCCGCACCACGGTGACGGTCGCGGTCGAGGGCGACGAGGTATCGCTGCCGCTGACCCTGAACTCGTCGATCGGAGATGTGGTGTCGCACCCGGTGGCCGGTCCGATCGTCACGGAGGCGCTGGGTGGACTGATGGGCGGCCTGACCGGCGCCGACTCGTCGGCCGCATCCATGATGCCGAACGACGACGCGATGCAGAAGATGATGGCGTCGTTCCCCATCGGGCGCCTCATCGGCTTCCCCGGTGTCGACGTGACGCACGAGCAGATCGAGCAGCTGCTCGCCGGCGCGAACGCGGGGTCCCTGCCGCAGGGCTGA
- a CDS encoding bifunctional aldolase/short-chain dehydrogenase yields MTNPTAAALIERSNRLGADPKNTNYAGGNTSAKGTATDPVTGQPVELLWVKGSGGDLGTLTEQGLAVLRLDRMRALVDVYPGLDREDEMVAAFDYCLHGKGGAAPSIDTAMHGLVDAAHVDHLHPDSGIAIATAADGETLTSTIFGDRVVWVPWRRPGFQLGLDIAEIKAQNPAAIGCILGGHGITAWGDTSDEAETNSLWIIDTAAAYIAEHGASEPFGGVRSGFEALPDDERRTRAAALAPTIRGIASTDKPMVGHFTDSDVVLDFLASERAPELAALGTSCPDHFLRTKVKPLILDLPATASVEEQIARLHELHTEYRADYRAYYDAHATPESPAIRGADPLIVLVPGVGMFSYGANKQTARVAGEFYVNAINVMRGAEALSTYSPISDAEKFRIEYWALEEAKLQRMPKPKSHQGRIAFVTGAASGIGKAIATRLAAEGACVVVADLDLEKAQAAAAELGSTDVAIGVAANVADADAVHAALNDAVLAFGGVDLVVNNAGLSLSKPLLETTEKDWDLQHDVMAKGSFLVSQAAARVLIDQKLGGDIIYISSKNSVFAGPNNIAYSATKADQAHQVRLLAVELGEHGIRVNGINPDGVVRGSGIFASGWGANRAATYGVAEEDLGQFYANRTILKREVVPENVADAVYVLTGPELSRTTGLHIPVDSGVAAAFLR; encoded by the coding sequence ATGACGAATCCCACCGCAGCCGCCCTCATCGAGCGGTCGAACCGCCTGGGCGCAGACCCGAAGAACACGAACTACGCGGGCGGCAACACGTCGGCGAAGGGCACCGCGACCGACCCCGTCACCGGCCAGCCGGTCGAACTGCTCTGGGTCAAGGGCTCGGGCGGTGACCTCGGGACGCTCACCGAGCAGGGCCTCGCGGTGCTCCGGCTCGACCGCATGCGTGCGCTCGTCGACGTCTACCCCGGCCTCGACCGCGAAGACGAGATGGTGGCGGCCTTCGATTACTGCCTGCACGGCAAGGGCGGTGCCGCACCGTCGATCGACACGGCCATGCACGGACTCGTCGACGCCGCGCACGTCGATCACCTGCATCCCGACTCCGGCATCGCGATCGCGACGGCCGCCGACGGCGAGACGCTGACCTCGACGATCTTCGGCGACAGGGTCGTGTGGGTGCCCTGGCGCCGCCCCGGCTTCCAGCTCGGCCTCGACATCGCCGAGATCAAGGCGCAGAATCCTGCCGCGATCGGCTGCATCCTCGGCGGGCACGGCATCACCGCCTGGGGCGACACGTCCGACGAGGCCGAGACGAACTCGCTGTGGATCATCGACACCGCCGCCGCGTACATCGCCGAGCACGGAGCATCGGAGCCCTTCGGCGGCGTGCGCTCCGGGTTCGAGGCGCTGCCCGACGACGAGCGCCGCACGCGCGCTGCCGCGCTGGCCCCGACGATCCGCGGCATCGCCTCGACCGACAAGCCGATGGTCGGCCACTTCACCGATTCCGACGTCGTGCTCGACTTCCTCGCCTCCGAGCGCGCTCCCGAGCTGGCCGCCCTGGGCACGAGCTGCCCCGACCACTTCCTGCGCACCAAGGTCAAGCCGCTGATCCTCGACCTTCCGGCCACGGCATCCGTCGAGGAGCAGATCGCCCGCCTGCACGAACTGCACACCGAGTATCGCGCCGACTACCGGGCGTACTACGACGCGCACGCGACACCCGAGTCGCCCGCGATCCGCGGCGCCGACCCGCTCATCGTGCTCGTTCCCGGCGTGGGCATGTTCTCGTACGGTGCGAACAAGCAGACCGCCCGCGTCGCCGGCGAGTTCTACGTCAACGCCATCAATGTCATGCGTGGCGCCGAAGCACTGTCGACCTACTCCCCGATCTCCGACGCCGAGAAGTTCCGCATCGAGTACTGGGCGCTGGAAGAGGCCAAGCTGCAGCGGATGCCGAAGCCGAAGAGCCACCAGGGCCGCATCGCCTTCGTGACCGGCGCGGCCAGCGGCATCGGCAAGGCCATCGCGACCCGTCTCGCTGCTGAGGGCGCCTGCGTGGTCGTCGCAGACCTCGACCTCGAGAAAGCGCAGGCCGCGGCGGCCGAGCTGGGCTCGACGGACGTCGCGATCGGCGTCGCGGCGAACGTCGCGGATGCGGATGCCGTGCACGCCGCCCTGAACGACGCCGTCCTCGCCTTCGGCGGCGTCGACCTCGTCGTGAACAATGCCGGTCTGTCGCTGTCGAAGCCGCTGTTGGAGACCACCGAGAAGGATTGGGACCTGCAGCACGATGTGATGGCCAAGGGCTCGTTCCTCGTGTCCCAGGCTGCCGCGCGGGTTCTCATCGACCAGAAGCTGGGCGGTGACATCATCTACATCTCGTCGAAGAACTCGGTGTTCGCGGGGCCGAACAACATCGCCTACTCGGCCACCAAGGCCGATCAGGCGCACCAGGTGCGGCTGCTTGCGGTCGAGCTCGGCGAGCACGGCATCCGCGTGAACGGGATCAACCCCGACGGAGTCGTGCGCGGCTCGGGCATCTTCGCCTCCGGCTGGGGCGCGAACCGTGCTGCGACCTACGGCGTCGCCGAGGAGGATCTGGGACAGTTCTACGCCAACCGCACGATCCTCAAGCGCGAGGTCGTGCCCGAGAACGTCGCCGACGCGGTGTACGTGCTCACGGGCCCCGAGCTCAGCCGCACCACGGGCCTGCACATCCCGGTCGACTCCGGCGTCGCGGCGGCGTTCCTCCGATGA
- a CDS encoding rhamnulokinase family protein, whose translation MTVRAVAAVDLGATSGRVMIGRIGDGRLDLELVSRFPNGPVERDDGLHWDFSALYENVVAGLAEAVRREPGIESIGIDSWAVDYGLMADGELLAEPFHYRDDRTARGVDEVHAVAPFAELYQRNGLQFLPFNTLYQYRVDPRLPEAEVALLVPDLIAFFLTGVAVAERTNASTTGLLGVTTGEWDAELADRLGIPSRVLPPLVDPGTVIGALRPELAQRIGAALPVIAVGSHDTASAVAAVPLSSPHSAYISCGTWGLVGVELAEPVLTDAARAANFTHERGVDRRYRFLHNVTGLWLLSETVRAWESEDGAAIDLPSLLDQASGVGGDVPLFDANDPSVSAPGDMPARIAALLGDDAPTSRPAFARSIVESIAAAFAAAVRTAEGLTGREVDSIHLVGGGSLNRLLCQATADRTGLPVLAGPVEATALGNVLVQARARGAAPAALEDLRALVAATHAPELFAPRS comes from the coding sequence ATGACCGTCCGCGCGGTCGCCGCCGTCGATCTCGGGGCGACGAGCGGACGGGTCATGATCGGACGCATCGGCGACGGACGGCTCGACCTCGAGCTCGTGTCACGGTTCCCCAACGGCCCCGTCGAGCGCGACGACGGCCTGCACTGGGACTTCAGCGCCCTGTACGAGAACGTCGTCGCCGGACTCGCGGAGGCCGTGCGCCGGGAACCGGGCATCGAGAGCATCGGCATCGACTCCTGGGCGGTCGACTACGGATTGATGGCCGACGGCGAGCTGCTCGCGGAGCCGTTCCACTACCGTGACGACCGCACGGCTCGCGGCGTCGACGAGGTGCACGCGGTCGCCCCGTTCGCGGAGCTCTACCAGCGCAACGGTCTGCAGTTCCTTCCCTTCAACACGCTCTACCAGTACCGCGTCGACCCACGGCTGCCCGAGGCGGAGGTCGCACTGCTCGTTCCCGACCTCATCGCGTTCTTCCTCACGGGCGTCGCAGTCGCCGAGCGCACGAACGCCTCGACCACGGGTCTGCTCGGCGTGACGACCGGCGAGTGGGATGCCGAGCTCGCCGATCGTCTCGGCATCCCCTCGCGCGTCCTGCCTCCTCTCGTCGACCCCGGCACCGTGATCGGCGCGCTGCGCCCGGAGCTCGCGCAGCGCATCGGCGCGGCGCTGCCGGTGATCGCGGTGGGTTCGCACGACACCGCATCCGCCGTCGCCGCCGTGCCGCTGTCGTCGCCGCACTCGGCCTACATCTCCTGCGGCACCTGGGGACTCGTCGGCGTCGAACTGGCCGAGCCGGTGTTGACGGATGCCGCGCGCGCAGCGAACTTCACGCACGAGCGCGGCGTCGACAGACGCTACCGCTTCCTGCACAACGTCACGGGACTGTGGCTGCTGAGCGAGACTGTGCGCGCCTGGGAGTCCGAGGACGGCGCGGCGATCGACCTGCCCTCCCTGCTCGACCAGGCATCCGGCGTCGGCGGTGACGTGCCCCTGTTCGACGCGAACGATCCGTCAGTCAGTGCCCCCGGCGACATGCCGGCGCGGATCGCCGCCCTTCTCGGCGACGATGCGCCGACCTCCCGTCCGGCGTTCGCGCGCTCGATCGTGGAGTCGATCGCCGCCGCGTTCGCCGCCGCCGTCCGCACCGCGGAGGGGCTCACGGGTCGTGAGGTCGACAGCATCCACCTCGTCGGCGGGGGCTCGCTCAACCGCCTGCTGTGCCAGGCGACAGCCGATCGCACGGGCCTGCCGGTCCTCGCCGGGCCGGTCGAGGCGACGGCGCTCGGCAACGTCCTCGTGCAGGCACGTGCCCGCGGCGCGGCGCCTGCGGCGCTCGAGGACCTGCGCGCACTCGTCGCGGCCACCCACGCGCCGGAGCTGTTCGCCCCGCGCAGTTGA